The sequence CCATATCAGTGTGGACATTGTGTtgcttacatcagctgttggcttTCAGGCGTTATCCTACACTGACAATACAACCTCCcagtgaggatgtgcaccactgacacaaggagaCAGGTGTGCGCACGCAGAAGCGATTTAATAACTATGGTGGCTGTATGCCAGagtaagttaggtcaacataatattgtagtatagacatggcctaagactatgtcttcactgctctccctccctccctccctccttttttttttttaacatagctaACTTGCATTAGTTATCTATCTTGCTTTAAAATCCTAGCAGAGACCAGGCTGCTTGATGTAGCTAGGTGGGGGTATAGTATTGACCGTGCCTCGCTACCTCATGGTTTGTAAAACTAGCTGTCCCTTGTAAATCCTGGAAGAGAGAGTATGATAACTAACATGAAttagttttatttctgttttaaaacaaaacaacaaacacccTTTTTGGCAGTGAATACTGTGACAAATTTcgtcctctaccttggtgggtcctgtgcttattggcagattttctcgcttcagaggttcacagcagccctcagcttggccactttcgtggctcaaatctgccgttcactcagttagcctcatcactggccagcatggggaaaggaagaacaatccccacagtctctgctgatccacctagcggatcggggaacaggccagagaccttcccctctggaaCCCaaagtccagttcaactcctccgatATCAAGTAGGGagtggggggaacctgggcccgccctctactccgggttccagcccagggccctgtaaattgcagctgtctacagtggctcctgtaacagctgcatgacagcttcaactccctgggctacttccccatggcctcctcccaacaccttctttcttctcaccacaggaccttcctcctgatgtctgatgatgcttgtacttctcagtcttccagtagtacgccttcgccttctcactctcagcctcttgctcccagctccttgcatgcATACCaaaaaactgaagtgagctcctttttaaacccaggtgccctgattagcctgccttaattgattctagcagcttcttgattggctgcaggtgttctaatcagcctgtctgccttaattgtttccagaaagttcctgatttttctggaaccttccctgttaccttacccagggaaaagggacctacttaacctggggctaatatatctgccttctgtcactctcctgtagccatctggcccgaccctgtcacaatacatagATAGCCTTACACCAAATTTATGACGCAGCCTTAGGCAGTCAGTGCTTTCAGTCGGTGAGGTCTAAGCCTAGCTTTTCTCCCCTACACCCGATTGGCAAAATTTTGTTGACGAAAGTTGAAGAAAATCGAAATTTAATGAACACTTCTGTGAAAAGCTTCCCACCATTTATACCTACTTACTATCACTCAGAGCTTTAAACTGGTGGATATACCAAAAAATGTGTTAACTGTCGCTTCTAGAAAGATGAATACTACCTTTGTTGATACAAAATAAGTAGTAGTCAAATAGAACATATTTAGCCAGAGATTAAGGTCATGTGTTATATAACCTAGCAGGCGTTTTTATAGACTttcctttttatatatatatttaattaagTAACTTGGTGGTGTGGACTGTCTGTTGTGATTTGggtactttttttcctttctcgaTTCTATTTTCATTTAAGACTCTTAATTTAGTTTTTTCTCATTTTGTGGGTATTATCTGCTTAATCATAGCTGATCAAGAATGGTTTTAACAGTGACCTTTGAATAAAACATTTGTATTATCTTTGTCTTTTTATAATATAGCTTGTAGCAGATTTTTATTTGGCAAGTGCTTTACAGCTAATTACTGTATGAGATGAGCAAACTGATATTACTTGCCATTAATGATTGTGGTGCTTTACTTTCTTTATGATCTGATGCTTTTCTATAAATTGAGGTTTTTCTGCTCAAAGTAATGGATGCCCTTTTGGCTCTGAGAAAGACACCTGTGTCGAAATGGTAAACATAGCCTTTTAAATATTATTAGTTTCTTTGTTAATTTAATAAGTGAATTTTATCAAAACATTACTTTGCACTCCAGTACAAAGAGGCACATCCATCTTGTTTTGTAATCTTGCTGATTTGCAGCTGTAGTAGTGCTTCAGTATTTGGGGTTATGTTTTGTGGGCACCcaacataaaatatttttataaacgtCATGTAGTGTGCACTGCATAAGCTTTAATTCTTGTAGTTGTacaacttgttttacttttataatTTTCTCTCCCTTATTGCTTTGTGAACGATTCAGAGGGGaaatagtgaaactgactagaagtAGTCAAACacacaaaggagagagaaaacagctgtttttctttatttcagttacagtaaTTTTAAATATGGTAATAGTTACAGTTTCAGGGTTAACTACACCTTTGACCCTCTCTCCTTCAGATCAAGGATTTAGGCTTGCAGTCCCTCTGTACCTCACTGTGATTTTTCCCCCAGTGGATCTGAGCATGGTCCAGCATTTGTGGTTAATCTTTCTCTACCACTTATCAAGCAGTCTTCACAAAGTAAAATACACTTAGTTTTAGGGTAAAAGcattacataaaaaaaaaagttcctatgTACaagctaaaagcttaccagaggtcatgTTGCGCCCCCTGTCCAACATATGGCTCTGGTAGATATCAGTCTGTCAAACCCCTCAGCTTGGTCTGCTCTCCTGGTTACCAGTTTGTCAGGTTTCAGATCCAGACTCCTTTGGACAGTATAACTGTTTCTTTATCAGTTTGATCTTTTGATCTCTGATCTCCTGTAACAGGTAATACAAGTCAGTGGCCCTTTCCTCCCCCGGGGAGCTTCAaaaggctttttttgtttgtttgtttttctgtcccGTCCCCACCGCATTAATCGCCCCTTAGGGATTCCAGATTCCACAGGTTTTCATGTTCTAAACATAAAGATGCTGCATGTGTTTGCAATATTGGTCAGAGTAACAGAAATAGATTAAAAATACTTCAACACCAGGATGGGTTTCTCTTTAAAGTGATATACCCCATAAAGCTTTTTTCAGTAATGCAGAAGAATTGAATTGTGCAACTTTAGTCTGATACCTTAAATTTGGTTTATGGCTGTGAATACATTGCACAGACGTTTGTTTTATTGAGTCATTCTCAAGTCCTCTCACTACTACATTGCATATGAAATAGCTCTTCCTTCTGATTCTTTGTCTGCTAGGCATTTTTGTGTAGTGCAGAGTGGGAAGCACTTTCCTCAGCATCATGGTGGTGTGGTTTTCCTTGGAGAGTTCTCTGTAGCAATCCATCTTGTTCATAGGTTCatcagtttttaaggtcagatgggaccattgtaatgatcagggtggatttgatttaaatcactagtcaggaagactagATTTAaccatggttttctacataagtgcatttttgttggttgttataaccttaatacgtattcttcacaactcagagctGTAGGTTTcgtttttagaaggtacacactatatattttttaaacagtgctttatcttgaaaacttttcagattagttttacagctgtattagaaaatgaatgattgtttggttatttcatttaccaaaggtaattgaagcagatagttcacctcccaatgacttcataaatatctccaattcaacaggttaatgattaatatttggaggattttcttgccatgttgtATTAGAAGGAGAACAtcacaagacagacagacattttgttgttttagttaaataaaacaatttacattaaatattctggatttttttccttcaacagcaaacatgcaatattttaacaaaacaagcgtATGTCCttcacttctcacatttatctccagacttcttctccttgtccagatctgttccgcccccaacaatcttctattcattgaacttttcgaaactttgcacttttagagagaggtaagggattgactctgtgtacacaaatttgcaaaggGACAGTAGAGTTGAGGTCTTATTTCTCAcctgtatatatttattttaaaacattttttgctgttaacaagcatgttatctctggagataCACATCCACAGTTTTGAGATCTGCAAAACTAAGcctctctgatggtatcttctagaccagaggtggggaaactaCTGCCCGTGGGCCACGtctggcccatgggaccatcctgcccggcccctgagctcctggcccaggaagctagcccccagcccctcccctgctgactCCCTGCAGCCATGCCGCTGCGTGGACAGTGCTCTGGGGAGCGTGTCTGcgcgctcatgcagggcagcacgGCTGCTCCGGTGCagctcccagacatgctgctctgagcagcatggtaagggggccgggggggttggataaggggcaggggatcctggggggcagtcagggagaagaggATGTTGGATAGGGGACGGGGCCCTGGGGGGGcgaggggtcctgggagggggcggtcagggggcggttggatagggcagaggttcgggggggggggagtcaggtgATGGGGAAGTTGGGGGGTTAGGGGGTGGAGTcacggggggcagttaggggtgggggtcctgggagggggaggtcaggggacaaggagtggggggggcggggggttggattgggagggagttctgaggggggtgggaagtggggagggtgggagggggaggtcagggggcaggggccaggctgtttgggtaGGCACAGCCTTCCCAACTGGCCCTTtgtacagttttgcaccccagtgtggccagaaagtttgcccacccctgttctagactgagcactcagtcccattgggtagatagaaagattaacctaaatctatacagaagcctgtggaaccccataagattgggtccctaatctttgaactattggaactcattaacaaaacttttcttaaacatgacatgaatatattgtgtcatactatagaattagaatttataatccctgtttcatgatgagatacattatagctcaaaggtaTCTTAATTAAacctatctttagataggtttttcccTCAAAAGGCTTTTTATCAAAAGAAtaagatttaaattttaaaaaagtgggtttaaaaaaaaattttttttaaaaatcattgatttttatccaccctggtaatgatctagtctgacctcctgtctagcaACATTcaaccttaatttaaaaattgtcagtaatgaagaatccaccatgatgcttggtaaattgttcaatgattaattactctcatgcctaatttccattctgaatttgtctcgctcttcctatgtgattttttttgttgttgttgtttctttttataCTTCACCTAATATGAATAGTCATTTTCTATGGTTTTGCATAAATCTACTTAAAATGAATATTTGGTATCCTGGTACAAATTTTGTCTAAATGTTTGCTGTGTTTTAAATAGCTTGCCTTTGTTACACCAtgactccttcctcctcctccaggaaaCCCAGCGCTTGCTGGCAGAACCAGTCCCTGGGATAAAAGCAGAGCCAGATGAGAGCAACGCACGTTATTTTCATGTGGTCATTGCAGGTCCACAGGATTCCCCCTTTGAGGGTGGGACATTTAAACTTGAACTATTCCTTCCAGAAGAATATCCAATGGCAGCTCCTAAAGTACGTTTCATGACCAAAATTTATCACCCTAATGTAGACAAGTTGGGAAGAATATGTTTAGATATTTTGAAAGGTAAGTACATTTCTCTTAATTCATTCTAAGCAGGGAAAACTGACAATTCAGTTGTTTAAAAGGATTACaaaaattttttattttagcttgGTCACGAGGCTGGTTTAAATGGCTTTAATCTGAGAGGAAAACATATTAAATCTGGGGGTGGTAATAAAGAGTGTGGTATTTCATACTACTGTAAATCTTTCTCTTTAGATAAATGGTCCCCAGCTTTGCAGATCCGTACCGTTCTGCTATCAATCCAGGCTTTGCTAAGCGCTCCCAATCCAGATGATCCTTTAGCAAATGATGTAGCAGAGCAGTGGAAGACCAATGAAGCCCAAGCCATAGAAACAGGTAGTGTATCGCACTTGTTACTTTTGTATTTGTGTGAAATTTTATGAAAACTAGATTActcttgtgtttttattttggaaCTTAATTTTAAAACCTGACCTCCGGTTTAGTGCTTGAGACTCACAAGAACAATTGTTTGCTTGTGCAGTTGATAGCCCTGAATGCAGGTGCAGAATCAGAGCCAGAGTGGAGGTTTTTCTTTTCTGAGGATCCACTTAGTTTGCACATGTCACATTGCTAAAAGTACAAGAGTATTTGACTGAACTCTTAATTGGGAAAGAGAAACCATTCAGTTTTGTACTTTATATCCATTCCTTGTACATCATGAGAGAGATTCTTTAATAAATTGCAGTTTAGTTCCACAGAGCTCTGCAGCATCTCTAAATCTGCTTCTGTTGCAGGCTCTAATAGAATGTAGTTTCTGAGGTAATAGAATAAACAGGCTGCATTACGCCTTCCCATTACAGGATCCTCTGCAGCCAGGCCATCTGTTCCCAGTGGCATCTGTTTCTGTGAATCTTGTGGGCTTGGATTGTGACTAACATTCCACAACTAACATGCTTATATTTGTGAAACAGTGACATAACACTTAATTTAAAATACTCAGGTGCCTCTGTTTAACAAGCTCTTCTAATCAA is a genomic window of Natator depressus isolate rNatDep1 chromosome 1, rNatDep2.hap1, whole genome shotgun sequence containing:
- the UBE2N gene encoding ubiquitin-conjugating enzyme E2 N; protein product: MAGLPRRIIKETQRLLAEPVPGIKAEPDESNARYFHVVIAGPQDSPFEGGTFKLELFLPEEYPMAAPKVRFMTKIYHPNVDKLGRICLDILKDKWSPALQIRTVLLSIQALLSAPNPDDPLANDVAEQWKTNEAQAIETARAWTRLYAMNNI